The Mercurialis annua linkage group LG2, ddMerAnnu1.2, whole genome shotgun sequence genome contains a region encoding:
- the LOC126667057 gene encoding putative pectinesterase/pectinesterase inhibitor 45 encodes MVFQDFDQISERRRLERKQKFRKRVTIVVVSLFALLIIIAAGVFAIISSNNHKQNQKNEPSKSSESAKPESSQASGIQSIIQSVCNATTYKDACHSSLKKAVEDQPSSSAQPKDILKLAIKSTNDELSKVFEKAKTLKFDSPREKAAFEDCTELIGDAKEELEKSVFGAGGKMEELVKNEGDLNNWLSAVMSYQQTCIDGFPEGKLKSDMEKMFNSSKELTSNSLAMVSELSGFYSNFQISKPGRRLLSEESGGSRLDEDGIPEWMGQEERRILKGADKDKPTPNVTVAKDGSGQFNTISAALAAMPAKYEGRYVIYVKEGVYDETVMVTKKMVNVTIYGDGSQKSIVTGNKNFADGVQTFRTATFAALGDGFLAKAMGFRNTAGPEKHQAVAIRVQADRSVFLNCRFEGYQDTLYAQTHRQFYRSCVVSGTIDFIFGDAAAIFQNCQIFVRKPMENQQTIVTAQGRVDSHETTGIVLQNCHIQPDKDLIPTKMTVKNYLGRPWKDYSRTIIMETIIEDFIHPEGWLAWEGEKGLKTLYYAEFNNKGAGSKTNGRVKWAGYHVIGKEVANKFTVMPFLQGDWITAVGAPVHFGLN; translated from the exons atgGTATTTCAAGATTTTGATCAAATTTCAGAAAGAAGAAGAttagaaagaaaacaaaaattcagAAAAAGGGTTACAATTGTTGTGGTTTCATTATTTGCATTGCTTATTATAATTGCTGCCGGTGTTTTCGCTATTATTTCGAGTAATAAtcataaacaaaatcaaaaaaacgAACCGAGTAAATCATCAGAATCTGCAAAACCTGAAAGTTCCCAAGCTTCAGGTATTCAGAGTATAATTCAATCAGTCTGTAATGCAACCACTTACAAGGACGCGTGTCATTCTTCGCTTAAAAAAGCAGTGGAGGATCAGCCCTCTTCTTCAGCTCAGCCTAAAGATATCCTGAAACTAGCAATAAAATCTACAAATGACGAACTGTCCAAGGTTTTTGAAAAGGCGAAAACGTTGAAATTCGACTCCCCACGAGAGAAGGCGGCTTTTGAAGATTGCACGGAGTTGATTGGAGACGCGAAGGAAGAGTTGGAAAAATCTGTTTTCGGGGCGGGTGGTAAAATGGAGGAGCTTGTGAAAAATGAGGGGGATTTGAATAATTGGTTAAGTGCGGTTATGTCTTATCAACAAACGTGTATTGATGGATTTCCTGAAGGGAAATTGAAATCTGATATGGAGAAGATGTTTAATAGTTCTAAGGAATTGACGAGTAATTCGTTAGCTATGGTGTCAGAATTGAGTGGTTTTTATTCGAATTTTCAGATTTCCAAACCGGGTCGTCGCCTTTTGTCGGAGGAATCTGGCGGTTCTAGATTGGACGAAGATGGAATTCCGGAGTGGATGGGCCAGGAGGAGAGGCGGATTTTGAAGGGCGCGGATAAGGATAAGCCGACGCCGAATGTTACCGTCGCGAAAGATGGAAGCGGTCAGTTTAATACGATTTCTGCTGCATTGGCGGCCATGCCAGCAAAATATGAAGGACG GTATGTCATCTATGTTAAAGAAGGAGTTTATGATGAGACAGTGATGGTGACAAAGAAAATGGTTAATGTGACAATTTACGGAGACGGGTCGCAGAAGAGTATTGTCACCGGCAACAAAAATTTTGCAGACGGAGTTCAGACTTTCAGAACTGCAACTTTTG CGGCTTTAGGCGACGGATTCCTTGCCAAAGCTATGGGATTTCGCAACACTGCAGGTCCCGAAAAGCATCAAGCAGTAGCTATCAGAGTACAAGCAGATCGTTCAGTTTTCCTAAACTGCAGATTTGAAGGCTATCAGGATACACTCTACGCACAAACCCACCGACAATTCTACCGTAGCTGTGTCGTTTCGGGAACAATTGATTTCATCTTTGGCGACGCAGCGGCCATTTTCCAGAATTGTCAAATTTTTGTCAGAAAACCAATGGAAAATCAACAAACTATCGTTACAGCACAAGGCAGGGTCGATTCGCACGAAACGACAGGAATTGTGCTTCAGAATTGTCATATTCAACCCGATAAAGACCTAATTCCGACTAAAATGACAGTGAAGAATTACCTTGGAAGACCCTGGAAGGATTATTCAAGAACAATTATAATGGAAACAATAATTGAAGATTTTATTCATCCTGAAGGATGGTTAGCTTGGGAAGGAGAAAAAGGTCTAAAGACATTATATTATGCAGAATTTAATAACAAAGGTGCTGGTTCAAAGACTAATGGTAGAGTAAAATGGGCTGGCTATCATGTTATTGGTAAAGAAGTGGCTAACAAGTTTACTGTAATGCCCTTCCTGCAAGGAGATTGGATTACTGCTGTGGGGGCTCCTGTTCactttggattaaattag
- the LOC126670324 gene encoding pectinesterase 3-like — translation MDTSVNKNSFSTYSKVEARQQSEASFRQNSRKRLIIISLSIVVLIAIIVGASVGILANDNKSKTNDPSSSPSSSVSSDIKAICNVTIYPDSCYSSMSSSIKSENPNPRPKDLFLLSLNITLNELKNLSSLPRKITQKYKNEINDPLLQSALHDCEILFMDAVDQVNESISTVQVSQGDFKIDDIRTWLSTAITDQETCVDGLKETGKHLSIADEVRFAMTNSTEFTSNSLAIASIVMRVLDDHLNGSIHRKLLKVSDGHDTWIHRRVVLEETPEPNITVAWDGSGDFKSIREAVESIPKRSESRFVLYVKEGLYLENVTIEKDHWNVVIYGDGMNKTVVSASNNVVDGATTFFSGTFIAAGRGFIAKDIGFKNTAGPQKHQAVALRSSSDKSIFYRCSFDAFQDTLYVHSGRQFYRDCQISGTIDFIFGNAAVVFQNCTIQPRQPFPAQFNTITAQSKSDPNQNTGMSIQRCQLNPLGNLTAVTYFGRPWKDYATTVIMQSDIGEFLDPLGWASWEANESSVYYAEFQNFGPGSMTEKRVEWAGVRPNITVEEAEKFAVENFIQGSQWLPQAEVVYDGTL, via the exons ATGGATACAAGCGTTAACAAAAACTCCTTCAGTACCTATAGCAAGGTAGAAGCACGACAACAATCAGAGGCGTCGTTTCGCCAGAACTCTCGCAAACGACTCATAATCATCTCACTCTCTATTGTCGTTTTGATCGCAATCATCGTTGGTGCGTCAGTAGGAATTCTAGCAAACgacaacaaatccaaaactaaCGATCCCTCTTCTTCTCCATCTTCCTCAGTTAGTTCCGACATTAAAGCTATCTGTAATGTCACGATATATCCTGATTCGTGCTATTCAAGCATGTCGTCTTCTATCAAATCTGAAAATCCGAATCCGCGACCAAAAGATTTGTTTTTGTTGTCGCTAAATATAACACTCAACGAGCTAAAAAATCTCTCCTCTTTGCCGCGAAAGATtactcaaaaatataaaaatgaaatcaatGATCCTCTGTTACAGTCTGCATTGCACGACTGTGAGATTCTCTTCATGGACGCCGTTGATCAGGTTAACGAATCAATATCAACCGTCCAAGTGAGCCAGGGAGATTTCAAGATTGATGATATCAGAACATGGCTAAGCACAGCCATAACAGATCAGGAAACGTGCGTAGATGGACTAAAAGAGACAGGGAAGCACCTGAGCATAGCCGATGAGGTTAGATTTGCTATGACCAACTCCACAGAGTTCACAAGTAACAGCTTGGCTATTGCTTCTATCGTTATGAGAGTTCTTGATGATCATCTCAACGGCTCAATTCATCGCAAGCTTTTGAAGGTATCGGACGGTCATGATACGTGGATCCACAGGAGAGTGGTACTAGAGGAGACACCTGAACCCAATATAACAGTAGCGTGGGATGGTAGTGGGGATTTTAAGAGTATAAGAGAAGCTGTGGAGTCAATTCCTAAAAGAAGTGAGTCAAGATTTGTGTTATATGTAAAAGAAGGGTTATATTTGGAGAATGTGACGATTGAAAAAGATCATTGGAATGTCGTGATTTATGGCGACGGAATGAATAAGACCGTTGTCTCCGCCAGCAATAATGTGGTCGATGGAGCCACCACCTTCTTCTCCGGCACATTTA ttgCTGCTGGGAGAGGATTCATAGCTAAAGATATTGGATTTAAGAACACAGCAGGCCCACAAAAACATCAAGCGGTAGCCCTGCGTTCATCATCAGACAAGTCCATCTTCTACCGTTGCTCATTTGATGCATTTCAAGACACTCTCTACGTCCATTCTGGTCGCCAATTCTATAGAGACTGTCAAATTTCAGGCACTATAGATTTCATATTCGGAAACGCCGCCGTAGTATTCCAAAATTGTACCATTCAGCCAAGACAGCCTTTCCCGGCCCAATTTAACACCATCACGGCCCAAAGTAAGAGTGACCCGAATCAAAACACGGGTATGTCAATCCAACGGTGTCAGTTGAATCCACTTGGAAATCTTACGGCCGTAACCTATTTTGGTAGGCCTTGGAAGGATTATGCTACTACTGTGATTATGCAGTCGGACATTGGGGAGTTCTTGGACCCGCTGGGATGGGCTTCTTGGGAGGCTAATGAAAGTAGTGTTTATTATGCAGAGTTTCAGAATTTTGGGCCTGGGTCCATGACAGAGAAAAGAGTGGAATGGGCCGGTGTTAGGCCCAATATTACAGTTGAAGAAGCTGAGAAATTTGCTGTGGAGAATTTCATTCAAGGAAGCCAATGGCTGCCCCAAGCTGAAGTTGTATATGATGGGACGTTATGA
- the LOC126666680 gene encoding putative invertase inhibitor, translated as MASFAHRFLIIISSLSLITCSARFHATQDLISTACSHTLYYEICISSLNSDPRTKTADLQELANVALNLTISYGQETLAHITDLKSTARGNDTVSSCLGDCMEVFSDAVEELNEAIDALRIKSLENVKTFVSAAMTDSDTCDEGFKEIGFVSPVSDKTLYFSKLCSIFLAIVNLLT; from the coding sequence ATGGCTTCATTTGCCCATcgatttttgataattataagcTCTCTTAGTTTAATTACTTGCTCCGCAAGATTTCATGCAACACAAGACTTGATCTCCACGGCATGCAGTCATACACTTTACTACGAAATATGCATATCTTCGTTAAACTCAGACCCTCGAACCAAAACAGCAGATCTTCAAGAACTAGCCAATGTTGCACTCAATCTCACTATATCGTACGGTCAAGAAACACTTGCTCACATTACTGATTTGAAGTCTACAGCTAGAGGAAACGACACCGTCTCGTCTTGCTTAGGAGATTGTATGGAAGTGTTCAGTGATGCTGTTGAAGAGTTAAACGAGGCCATTGATGCTTTAAGGATTAAGTCCTTAGAAAATGTTAAGACATTTGTGAGCGCTGCAATGACTGACTCTGATACTTGTGATGAGGGTTTTAAGGAGATTGGCTTTGTGTCTCCGGTTTCTGATAAAACTCTGTATTTTAGTAAGCTGTGTAGTATTTTTCTGGCAATTGTCAATCTTTTGACTTGA
- the LOC126666678 gene encoding pectinesterase: protein MLNLMIFWLLGSSIAVAAIDEKLHVIQKECSFTRYPSLCVQTLMEFKNNHLHIVSALVNKTILETQLHNSYFKSLITAQFEIQEAQHLQSITDYCDELMKMSLKLLDKSLMALNHQSRRINKNDIQTWLSAVVTYQQACKESVNTSGQPAGDFASQISRKMDYLSELVSNPLSLVNRISDGDENKKIKYNTKYRHLNEELEDFPKWVSAKDRKLLQSSTIKANAVVAKDGTGNYRTVSEAIKAASGGRFVIYVKAGVYTEKIRSGKDGITLIGEGKYSTVIVGGDSVRGGSSMPDSATFTITGNGFIAKDIGFQNTAGPQGGQALALYIASDRSVLYKCSISGHQDTLYALSQRQFYRECDISGTVDFIFGNAAAVFQNCNLLLHRPYNNGAYNVILANGRTDPGQNTGFSVQNCRITASFDFSPVKRSYNSYLGRPWKQYSRSVIMESYIDDAVSSSGWIAWPGATSYDKTLYFAEYANTGPGGGTSGRVNWEGHHVIGADVAVEFTVGRFISGTSWLPSTGVTFVSGL from the exons atgttaaatttgatgattttttggCTGCTAGGATCTTCCATAGCAGTTGCCGCCATTGATGAAAAATTGCATGTAATTCAAAAGGAATGCAGTTTTACTAGATATCCTAGCCTTTGTGTTCAAACATTGAtggaatttaaaaataatcatctACATATTGTTTCTGCTCTTGTTAATAAAACTATTTTAGAGACCCAATTGCACAATTCTTACTTCAAATCATTGATCACCGCTCAATTTGAAATTCAAGAAGCTCAACATCTTCAGTCCATCACAG ATTATTGCGACGAGCTTATGAAGATGTCACTAAAACTCCTAGACAAGTCACTAATGGCACTAAATCATCAATCACGACGAATTAACAAAAACGACATCCAAACATGGCTAAGCGCTGTCGTAACCTACCAACAAGCCTGCAAAGAGTCCGTTAACACCTCAGGTCAACCCGCCGGCGACTTTGCATCTCAAATATCCCGCAAAATGGATTATCTTTCCGAGTTAGTCAGCAACCCATTATCCCTCGTCAACAGAATTAGCGACGGcgacgaaaataaaaaaatcaaatacaatACTAAATACAGACACCTAAATGAGGAATTAGAAGATTTTCCGAAGTGGGTATCGGCGAAGGATCGGAAATTGCTTCAGAGCAGTACAATTAAGGCTAATGCGGTGGTCGCTAAAGATGGGACTGGAAATTATAGGACAGTTTCTGAAGCTATAAAAGCTGCTAGTGGCGGCCGTTTTGTAATTTATGTGAAGGCGGGAGTTTATACAGAGAAAATTAGAAGCGGTAAAGATGGGATTACGTTGATCGGAGAGGGTAAATACTCGACTGTGATTGTTGGTGGTGATAGTGTACGCGGTGGCTCGTCCATGCCTGACTCTGCTACTTTCA CAATCACAGGTAATGGATTCATAGCTAAAGACATCGGATTTCAAAACACAGCAGGACCTCAAGGAGGACAAGCCCTAGCTCTCTACATAGCCTCCGACCGTTCAGTTCTCTACAAATGCAGTATCTCCGGCCACCAAGACACTCTATACGCACTCTCGCAACGCCAATTCTACCGAGAATGCGACATTTCCGGCACCGTAGACTTCATATTCGGCAACGCCGCCGCCGTTTTCCAGAACTGCAATTTACTCCTTCACCGCCCTTACAACAACGGAGCCTACAATGTAATTCTAGCAAATGGACGAACAGACCCCGGACAAAACACAGGTTTCTCCGTTCAGAATTGCAGAATAACGGCCAGTTTCGATTTTTCTCCGGTCAAACGTAGCTATAATTCGTATTTAGGTAGGCCTTGGAAGCAGTATTCGAGATCGGTGATTATGGAGTCGTATATAGATGATGCTGTATCGTCGAGCGGGTGGATTGCATGGCCTGGTGCGACGTCGTATGATAAAACGCTTTATTTCGCCGAGTATGCAAATACTGGCCCCGGAGGCGGAACCTCCGGGAGGGTAAATTGGGAAGGACATCATGTTATTGGAGCTGATGTAGCGGTTGAATTTACGGTTGGTCGTTTTATTTCAGGAACTTCTTGGCTGCCATCTACTGGTGTCACTTTTGTTTCTGGTTTATAG
- the LOC126668055 gene encoding DNA repair protein RAD51 homolog, with product MAQQQQQKQQQQPDEPDEMPHGPFPVEQLQESGIAALDVKKLKDAGLCTVEAVAYSPRKELLQIKGISEAKVDKIIEAASKLVPLGFTSASQLHAQRLEIIQITSGSRELDKVLEGGIETGSITEIYGEFRSGKTQLCHTLCVTCQLPLDQGGGEGKAMYIDAEGTFRPQRLLQIADRFGLNGPDVLENVAYARAYNTDHQSRLLLEAASMMVETRFALMIVDSATALYRTDFSGRGELSARQMHLAKFLRSLQKLADEFGVAVVITNQVVAQVDGSALFAGPQIKPIGGNIMAHASTTRLSLRKGRAEERICKVISSPCLPEAEARFQISAEGVTDVKD from the exons ATGGCTCAGCAACAGCAGCAAAAACAACAACAGCAACCTGATGAACCTGATGAAATGCCACATGGCCCTTTCCCTGTTGAACAGCTACAG GAGTCTGGAATTGCTGCCCTTGACGTAAAGAAGCTTAAAGATGCTGGTCTTTGTACAGTCGAGGCTGTCGCCTACTCTCCCCGAAAAGAGCTTCTTCAAATTAAAGGAATTAGTGAAGCTAAAGTTGATAAAATCATTGAAGCAG CTTCTAAATTGGTGCCTCTGGGTTTTACTAGTGCTAGCCAACTCCACGCCCAGAGGTTAGAGATAATTCAGATAACTTCCGGATCAAGAGAACTTGACAAAGTATTGGAAG GAGGAATTGAGACGGGATCCATTACTGAGATCTATGGTGAGTTTCGTTCCGGCAAGACTCAGCTGTGCCATACACTATGTGTCACTTGCCAA CTTCCATTAGATCAAGGGGGCGGGGAGGGAAAAGCAATGTACATTGATGCTGAGGGCACATTTCGGCCACAAAGACTCTTACAAATAGCAGACAG GTTTGGGCTGAATGGTCCTGATGTTTTGGAGAATGTGGCTTATGCTCGTGCATATAATACTGATCATCAATCTAGGCTTTTGCTTGAAGCAGCTTCTATGATGGTAGAAACAAG GTTTGCTCTTATGATAGTAGATAGTGCTACTGCTCTATACAGAACAGATTTTTCGGGAAGGGGAGAACTGTCTGCTCGACAAATGCATCTTGCCAAGTTTCTCAGGAGTCTTCAGAAGTTAGCAGATGAG TTTGGAGTGGCTGTTGTCATTACGAATCAAGTAGTTGCACAAGTAGATGGATCAGCTCTTTTCGCTGGACCTCAAATCAAGCCTATTGGTGGCAATATAATGGCTCATGCTTCCACAACAAG GCTTTCTTTAAGGAAGGGCAGAGCAGAGGAGCGCATTTGCAAAGTAATAAGTTCTCCATGTTTACCCGAAGCCGAAGCACGGTTTCAGATATCAGCTGAAGGTGTAACTGATGTTAAGGACTAA
- the LOC126668054 gene encoding conserved oligomeric Golgi complex subunit 3, with product MAAKAGATPPPPPTSNLHKSVAISRGYNFASTWEQNTPLSEQQQAAIVALSHAVAERPYPPNLKQVHMISMQDNGGLTVPTIDAAFADSQANDAVLVNTNQFYKWFTDLESAMKSEMEEKYQHYVNTLTHRIQTCDNILHQVDETLDLFNDLQLQHQAVATKTKTLHDACDRLLVEKQRLIEFADALRSKLHYFDELENIATNFYSAKVNVGSADFLPLLKRLDECISYVETNPQYAESSVYLLKFRQLQSRALGMIRSHVLSILKAASSQVQAAIRGTGSNKTSVSEGVEASVIYVRFKAAANELKPVLEEIEKRSSRKEYAQILAECHKLYCEQRLSLVKGIVLQRISEYAKKEALASLTRSGCAYLMQVCQLEHQLFDHFFPSSEDISGLAPLVDPLSTFLYDTLRPKLIHETNVDLLCELVDILKVEVLGEQLSSRSESLAGLRPTLERILADIHERLTFRARTHISDEIANFIPSDEDLDYPMKLERSAEMKSDTNSVEETSEAIKTWYPPLEKTVTCLSKLYRCLESSVFTGLAQEAVEVCSLSIQKASKLIAKRTTAMDGQLFLIKHLLILREQIAPFDIEFSVTYKELDFSHLLEHLRRILRGQASLFDWSRSSSLARTLSPRVLESQVDAKKDLERSLKATCEEFIMSVTKLVVDPMLSFVTKVTAVKVALSYNTHSDKADSIMAKPLKDQAFATPEKVAELVQKVNAAILQELPTVMAKMKIYLQNQSTRTILFKPIKTNIVEAHIQVQKLVKAEYSPEEQSIINVTSIQQLQQQLDNFL from the exons atGGCAGCCAAAGCGGGCGCTACTCCGCCACCTCCGCCTACCAGTAATCTCCACAAATCAGTAGCAATTTCTAGAGGATACAATTTCGCTTCCACTTGGGAACAG AATACTCCTCTATCGGAGCAACAACAAGCTGCGATTGTAGCATTATCGCATGCCGTCGCCGAGCGACCATATCCTCCCAATCTG AAGCAAGTTCACATGATCTCAATGCAAGACAATGGTGGCTTGACTGTTCCGACTATAGACGCTGCTTTCGCTGATTCGCAAGCTAATGATGCCGTTTTAGTCAATACAAATCAA TTTTACAAGTGGTTTACAGATCTTGAATCGGCCATGAAATCGGAG ATGGAGGAGAAGTATCAGCACTATGTCAATACATTGACACACCGCATACAGACATGTGATAATATACTTCATCAA GTGGATGAAACGCTGGATTTGTTTAACGACTTACAGTTGCAACACCAAGCAGTAGCTACAAAGACTAAGACTCTTCATGACGCCTGTGATCGATTG TTAGTAGAGAAGCAAAGACTGATTGAATTTGCAGACGCACTTCGCAGTAAGCTTCACTACTTTGATGAATTGGAGAAT ATTGCTACAAATTTTTATTCTGCAAAAGTGAATGTTGGAAGTGCAGACTTTCTTCCACTGCTCAAACGGCTTGATGAGTGCATATC GTATGTTGAGACCAATCCACAATATGCAGAATCTAGTGTTTACTTGCTCAAATTTCGACAACTTCAG TCTCGGGCCTTGGGTATGATTCGGTCTCATGTACTTTCTATTTTGAAAGCGGCATCTTCTCAG GTCCAGGCAGCAATCCGGGGCACTGGCAGCAACAAGACTTCCGTTTCTGAGGGTGTTGAGGCATCTGTTATCTACGTCCGATTCAAGGCAGCTGCAAATGAG CTAAAGCCTGTGCTCGAAGAAATTGAAAAGAGATCATCTAGAAAAGAATATGCTCAAATTCTTGCAGAATGCCACAAACTCTACTGTGAACAGCGGCTTTCTTTG GTAAAAGGCATAGTATTGCAACGAATATCCGAGTATGCTAAGAAAGAGGCATTGGCATCATTAACAAGATCTGGATGTGCATACTTAATGCAG GTTTGTCAACTCGAGCATCAACTCTTTGATCACTTTTTTCCATCTTCAGAGGATATTTCTGGCCTTGCTCCATTGGTTGATCCTCT GTCTACTTTCTTGTATGATACACTGCGCCCAAAACTAATTCATGAAACAAATGTCGATCTTCTTTGCGAACTTGTTGATATACTCAAAGTGGAAGTCTTAGGAGAACAGCTTAGTAGTAGGAGCGAGTCATTGGCTGGGCTACGTCCTACATTGGAAAGAATTTTAGCGGATATTCATGAGCGACTGACTTTCCGTGCTCGAACACATATCAGTGATGAG ATAGCTAATTTTATTCCTTCTGATGAAGACTTGGATTACCCTATGAAGCTGGAGCGATCTGCTGAGATGAAATCAGATACTAATTCT GTTGAAGAAACTTCAGAAGCAATTAAAACATGGTACCCACCCTTGGAGAAGACTGTAACATGCCTTTCAAAGCTGTATCGTTGTCTAGAGTCATCTGTCTTCACTGGTTTAGCTCAG GAAGCTGTAGAAGTTTGCTCCCTTTCTATCCAA AAAGCAAGCAAACTCATAGCAAAAAGAACAACAGCAATGGATGGGCAGCTCTTCCTCATCAAACATCTTTTAATCTTAAGGGAGCAG ATTGCTCCATTTGATATAGAATTTTCCGTCACATACAAGGAACTGGACTTCTCTCATTTGTTG GAGCACTTGAGACGTATACTTAGAGGTCAGGCCTCTTTATTTGATTGGTCAAGATCATCTTCACTAGCAAGGACTTTATCTCCCCGAGTTTTGGAAAGTCAAGTAGATGCCAAGAAG GATCTGGAGAGAAGTTTGAAAGCAACTTGCGAGGAGTTCATTATGTCGGTCACTAAGCTGGTCGTGGATCCAATGCTTTCATTTGTTACCAAG GTTACAGCTGTAAAAGTTGCACTATCATATAATACTCATAGTGACAAAGCAGACTCGATTATGGCCAAACCCCTCAAGGATCAAGCCTTTGCTACTCCGGAGAAGGTGGCTGAACTTGTTCAGAAG GTAAATGCTGCCATTCTACAAGAATTGCCAACGGTGATGGCGAAGATGAAGATTTACCTGCAAAACCAATCAACAAGAACAATACTTTTCAAACCAATAAA GACAAACATTGTTGAAGCACATATTCAAGTGCAGAAACTTGTGAAAGCCGAGTACTCACCTGAAGAACAAAGCATTATTAATGTGACGTCCATACAACAGCTTCAACAACAACTTGACAATTTCCTGTAG